Sequence from the Ectothiorhodospira sp. BSL-9 genome:
CCGCTGGGACTCCCGGTTCGAACTGTATTACTGCATTCGGTTGATTCGTCGCAATGCCCCCTGGATCCAGCGTATCTTTCTCGTGACCGATGACCAGCGCCCGGACTGGCTCACGGATCAGGAGGCTCAGCGCAACAATGTGGTGCTTGTGGATCACAAAACCATCTTTGCAGGACATGAGCACGTCCTGCCCACGTTTAATTCGACGGCCATCGATACCGTGCTTCACCGAATACCGGGATTGTCCGAGCGTTATCTTTATTTCAATGACGATGTGTTCTTGTTGCGGCCTACGCGGGAGCAGGATTATTTCGACGGCGAACACGGGCGCTGGCGGGGTCGGTTCCAGAAACGCTACACGGTCAAGAAGCTGGTTCAGCTCCTGCGCTGGCTCACCCGGACGCCAAAACGCGATGGCTACGTGGGAGTGCGCAAAGAACAGACTATCCTTGGCCAAAAGCGGATGTTTATCATGGCGCATGCCCCCTATCCATTTGTCCGCAGCCTCACTCGTGAGCTGATTGAACTCGACGGGCGACTGGAGCGGAACATCGTCCATCGATTTCGCCACTGGGATACCTTTTGTGTTCCGTCGTTGCTGGCCAACTATGGTCTGATGCAAGGCCGAGCCAGGAAGGGCCCGAACGACTGGGAGTACATCCATGCTCACCACACCGAGGATGAAATCCTGCGGCGCCTGGAACGCTGCCGCCGGGATGAGAAGATCAAGTCGCTCTGTGTGCAGTCGCTGGATATGATGCCGGATAACCTCCAAACACAGATCGAAATGCTCTTGCGCGAATGTCTCCAGAAGGCCTGAGTGTAGGGCGCCGGGATGTTCAAATTGCATTGCCGTACCAACACCATGCCGCTCATTGAGAGATCATGAACCTCCTCGGTTTTCCTTGGGGTCTTTTGGAGTCCCTGAGAATGATGCCGGGAACCTATTAACCCGGCAATCAAACAAATCACTTTATCTTGCTTTTATTTGCTTCAAAATCAGCGACTTAACGGAGCCACGACGAACATGAATGGTCGCCGGGTTAATAGCTTGCACCCGCGACGAGCTCTTGGAAATCCTGACTCGAACTGGACAATTGATCCCAGTCGCCGGCAGCGACCACTCGGCCGTGGTTGAGCACGTAGATGTGATCACAGGGCTTCACGGTGGACAGTCGGTGCGCCACTAGGATGATCGTCTTTTCTCCAGCCAGGTTGTGTATGGCCTCCATCACTGCATGTTCAGTGGCGTTGTCCAGCGCACTGGTGGCTTCATCAAAGAACAGCACCGCCGGGTCGCGATAAAGAGCGCGGGCGATACCGATGCGCTGGCGCTGGCCCCCCGAGAGGCGGGTGCCCCGTTCGCCAATGAGGGTGTTATAGCGATCCGGTAACTCCTCGGTCACGAAGTGATGCAGGTTGGCGAGCCGTGCGGCCTTTTCCACTGCGGTATGGTCGATCTGGTCTTCGGGCAAGCCCAATGCGATGTTAGCGGCTACCGATTGATCCGCAAGG
This genomic interval carries:
- a CDS encoding stealth family protein, which produces MVDAVITWVDGADPAHRAKRVRWLAKVQGREAKPRPGTADTRWDSRFELYYCIRLIRRNAPWIQRIFLVTDDQRPDWLTDQEAQRNNVVLVDHKTIFAGHEHVLPTFNSTAIDTVLHRIPGLSERYLYFNDDVFLLRPTREQDYFDGEHGRWRGRFQKRYTVKKLVQLLRWLTRTPKRDGYVGVRKEQTILGQKRMFIMAHAPYPFVRSLTRELIELDGRLERNIVHRFRHWDTFCVPSLLANYGLMQGRARKGPNDWEYIHAHHTEDEILRRLERCRRDEKIKSLCVQSLDMMPDNLQTQIEMLLRECLQKA